A single window of Achromobacter xylosoxidans DNA harbors:
- a CDS encoding indolepyruvate oxidoreductase subunit beta family protein, translated as MNPVALQQGTPIKIAILAMGGQGGGVLADWIVDMAEHAGWWAQTTSVPGVAQRTGATIYYLELLPESDVTRAGRPPALALMPTPGDVDLVVAAELMEGGRAIQRGLVTPDRSVLIASSHRSYAVSEKSAPGNGIADPNKVLEAGRAAARRFLCFDLQDLADRAGSVISASLFGAVAGSGALPFSRDDFEATVRRAGVGVDASLRAFALGFEAADQAPAQPAAIDLARPVPVVPERAASPRAQALLDRITRDFPACAQPMLTAGARRQIEFQDLAYAEDYLARMAAIRELDARHGGESKQWALTCAAARYLATAMAYDDVIRVADLKTRGSRFERVRAEVGAKPDQLVYTTEFMHPRLEEICGTLPAGLGRWLERSKAFGGFVERRLGKGRRMQSGTLGGFLMLYALAGMRRFRRRTLRHQIESEGLTQWLDLIADLAPRDYDLAVETVNCRRLVKGYSDTHARGGGKYRQLIAAAAKLAGRPDAAASLRALRQAALADEKCGPMERQLAEKLAA; from the coding sequence ATGAACCCGGTGGCATTGCAGCAAGGCACTCCCATCAAGATCGCCATCCTGGCCATGGGCGGCCAGGGCGGCGGCGTGCTGGCCGACTGGATCGTCGACATGGCCGAGCACGCCGGCTGGTGGGCCCAGACCACCTCGGTGCCAGGCGTGGCGCAGCGCACCGGCGCCACCATCTATTACCTGGAACTGCTGCCCGAGTCCGACGTGACGCGCGCCGGCCGCCCGCCGGCGCTGGCGCTGATGCCCACCCCGGGCGACGTCGACCTGGTGGTGGCGGCCGAGCTGATGGAAGGCGGCCGCGCCATCCAGCGCGGGCTGGTGACGCCCGACCGCAGCGTGCTGATCGCCTCGTCGCACCGCAGCTACGCGGTCAGCGAAAAATCGGCCCCCGGCAACGGCATCGCCGATCCCAACAAGGTGCTGGAGGCCGGCCGCGCGGCGGCCCGCCGCTTCCTCTGCTTCGACCTGCAGGACCTGGCCGACCGCGCCGGCAGCGTCATCAGCGCCAGCCTGTTCGGCGCCGTGGCCGGCAGCGGCGCGCTGCCGTTCTCGCGCGACGACTTCGAGGCCACCGTGCGCCGCGCCGGCGTCGGCGTGGACGCCAGCCTGCGCGCCTTCGCGCTGGGCTTCGAGGCCGCCGACCAGGCGCCCGCGCAACCGGCCGCGATCGATCTGGCGCGCCCGGTCCCTGTCGTGCCCGAGCGCGCCGCCAGCCCGAGAGCGCAAGCCTTGCTCGACCGCATCACCCGCGACTTTCCCGCCTGTGCGCAGCCGATGCTGACGGCCGGCGCGCGCCGCCAGATCGAATTCCAGGACCTGGCATACGCCGAGGACTACCTGGCCCGCATGGCCGCGATCCGCGAACTGGACGCGCGCCACGGTGGCGAATCGAAGCAATGGGCGCTGACCTGTGCCGCCGCGCGCTACCTGGCCACCGCCATGGCCTATGACGACGTGATCCGCGTGGCCGACCTGAAGACGCGAGGCAGCCGCTTCGAGCGGGTGCGCGCCGAAGTCGGCGCCAAGCCGGATCAGCTGGTCTACACCACCGAATTCATGCACCCGCGGCTGGAAGAGATCTGCGGCACGTTGCCGGCCGGGCTGGGCCGCTGGCTGGAACGGTCGAAGGCCTTCGGCGGCTTCGTCGAACGCCGCCTGGGCAAGGGCCGCCGCATGCAGAGCGGCACGCTGGGCGGCTTTCTGATGCTGTATGCGCTGGCCGGCATGCGCCGCTTTCGGCGCCGCACGCTGCGCCACCAGATCGAATCCGAAGGCCTGACGCAATGGCTGGACCTGATCGCCGACCTGGCGCCACGCGACTACGACCTGGCGGTCGAGACGGTGAACTGCCGCCGCCTGGTCAAGGGCTACAGCGACACCCACGCGCGCGGCGGCGGCAAGTACCGCCAGCTGATCGCGGCCGCCGCCAAGCTGGCCGGCCGGCCCGACGCGGCGGCTTCGCTGCGCGCCTTGCGCCAGGCCGCGCTGGCCGACGAGAAATGCGGCCCCATGGAACGCCAACTGGCCGAGAAACTGGCCGCCTGA
- a CDS encoding indolepyruvate ferredoxin oxidoreductase subunit alpha — MAERSFKKEVQQLRIGAGEEFRGEGILAVTKALLQSGVGYVAGYQGSPISHLMDVLADANDILQELGVHFEASASEATAAATLAASVMYPIRGAVTWKSTVGTNVASDALANLASGGVTGGALVIVGEDYGEGSSIMQERSHAFAMKSQIWLLDPRPNLESMVKAVEDGFALSEASKTPVMLQLRIRGCHVHGRFIAKDNQRPAFSLAQALESPARDTSRIVLPPASFLHEQEKIKERWPAAIRYIKEHKLNEHFDGDQDDIGLILQGGLYNGVIRALQLLGLADNFGNSRIPLYVMNVAYPVIEDEVIDFCRGKRAVLLLEEGQPDYLEQALHAVLRKAGVDTKLSGKDVLPMAGEYTTQVMRDGLREFLKRERPESLQTHPAVAADSAAAETTLQVTEITRPKPAPRPAEQPITFHKHVAELAAVVPPRPAGFCTGCPERPIFSALTLAQETLGQHHISCDIGCHLFSILPPFNLGATTMGYGLGASSAAAFNVPAAKRPISIMGDGGFWHNGLASGIGNAVFNKYDGVIVIVDNFYASATGGQDILSSRAENPDRSTNNPIDQAVRGVGVKWVRTLDRTYDVAKVRATIEEALTTDVKGPKVIIAQSECMLNKQRRIKPLFNQAVKAGKRVVKERFGVDPDVCTGDHACIRLSGCPSLTVKDSGDPLKEDPVAHVESSCVGCGNCGEVAHAAVLCPSFYRADIVHNPSGRDRFLARLRQGVIGYLQRRREARLAKFAL, encoded by the coding sequence ATGGCTGAAAGGTCTTTCAAGAAAGAAGTCCAGCAGTTGCGCATCGGCGCTGGCGAAGAGTTCCGCGGCGAGGGCATCCTCGCGGTCACCAAGGCGCTGCTGCAATCCGGGGTGGGCTACGTCGCGGGCTACCAGGGCTCGCCCATCTCGCACCTGATGGACGTGCTGGCCGACGCCAACGACATCCTGCAGGAACTCGGCGTGCACTTCGAGGCCAGCGCCTCCGAGGCCACTGCCGCCGCCACGCTGGCCGCCTCGGTCATGTACCCGATCCGCGGCGCGGTCACCTGGAAATCCACCGTCGGCACCAACGTCGCCTCCGACGCGCTGGCCAACCTGGCATCGGGCGGCGTCACCGGCGGCGCGCTGGTCATCGTCGGCGAGGACTACGGCGAAGGCTCGTCCATCATGCAGGAACGCTCGCACGCGTTCGCCATGAAGTCGCAGATCTGGCTGCTCGATCCGCGTCCCAACCTGGAAAGCATGGTCAAGGCGGTGGAAGACGGCTTCGCGCTGTCGGAAGCCAGCAAGACGCCGGTGATGCTGCAACTGCGCATCCGCGGCTGCCACGTGCACGGCCGCTTCATCGCCAAGGACAACCAGCGGCCGGCGTTCTCGCTGGCCCAGGCGCTGGAAAGCCCGGCGCGCGACACCAGCCGCATCGTGCTGCCGCCGGCCTCGTTCCTGCACGAGCAGGAAAAGATCAAGGAGCGCTGGCCCGCCGCCATCCGCTATATCAAGGAACACAAGCTCAACGAGCACTTCGACGGCGACCAGGACGACATCGGCCTGATCCTGCAGGGCGGCCTGTACAACGGCGTGATCCGCGCCCTGCAACTGCTGGGCCTGGCGGACAACTTCGGCAACAGCCGCATTCCGCTGTATGTGATGAACGTGGCCTACCCTGTCATCGAAGACGAGGTCATCGACTTTTGCCGCGGCAAGCGCGCCGTGCTGCTGCTCGAGGAAGGCCAGCCCGATTACCTGGAACAGGCCCTGCACGCGGTGCTGCGCAAGGCCGGCGTCGATACGAAGCTGTCCGGCAAGGACGTGCTGCCGATGGCCGGCGAATACACCACCCAGGTGATGCGCGACGGCCTGCGCGAATTCCTCAAGCGCGAGCGCCCCGAATCGCTGCAGACCCATCCCGCCGTGGCCGCCGACAGCGCCGCGGCGGAAACGACGTTGCAGGTCACCGAGATCACGCGGCCCAAGCCCGCGCCGCGGCCGGCCGAACAGCCCATCACCTTCCACAAGCACGTCGCCGAACTCGCCGCGGTGGTGCCGCCGCGCCCGGCCGGCTTCTGTACCGGCTGTCCGGAACGGCCGATCTTCTCGGCCCTGACGCTGGCGCAGGAAACGCTGGGCCAGCACCACATTTCCTGCGACATCGGCTGCCACCTGTTCTCGATTTTGCCGCCGTTCAACCTGGGCGCGACCACCATGGGCTACGGCCTGGGCGCATCGAGCGCCGCGGCCTTCAACGTGCCGGCGGCCAAGCGGCCCATCTCGATCATGGGCGACGGCGGCTTCTGGCACAACGGCCTGGCCTCGGGCATCGGCAACGCGGTGTTCAACAAGTACGACGGCGTCATCGTCATCGTCGACAACTTCTACGCCTCGGCCACCGGCGGCCAGGACATCCTGTCCTCGCGCGCCGAGAATCCGGACCGCTCCACCAACAATCCCATCGACCAGGCCGTGCGCGGCGTGGGCGTGAAGTGGGTGCGCACGCTGGACCGCACCTATGACGTCGCCAAGGTGCGCGCCACCATCGAGGAAGCGCTGACCACCGACGTCAAGGGCCCCAAGGTCATCATCGCCCAGTCGGAATGCATGCTGAACAAGCAGCGCCGCATCAAGCCGCTGTTCAACCAGGCGGTCAAGGCGGGCAAGCGCGTGGTCAAGGAACGCTTCGGCGTCGACCCCGACGTCTGTACCGGCGACCATGCCTGTATCCGGCTGTCCGGCTGCCCGTCGCTGACGGTCAAAGACAGCGGCGATCCGCTCAAGGAAGATCCGGTGGCCCACGTGGAGAGCAGCTGCGTCGGCTGCGGCAACTGCGGCGAAGTGGCGCACGCCGCCGTGCTGTGCCCGTCGTTCTACCGCGCCGACATCGTCCACAACCCCAGCGGCCGCGACCGTTTCCTGGCGCGCCTGCGCCAGGGCGTGATCGGCTACCTGCAGCGCCGCCGCGAAGCGCGCCTGGCCAAATTCGCCCTGTGA
- a CDS encoding MarR family winged helix-turn-helix transcriptional regulator yields MRSDKHGDTLAGGARFVDDYLAYLLAQASQRISAEFHQQVKAAGLSVTEWRVLASLEGSAGETIGDLAVLAITKQPTLSKVVQRMEAEGLVARNGVRADRRQTRVCITTKGRNLIAALCEQAKQHQKAVLAPFGEEKAALLIDMLRVLMTEHVPLDLPLEADE; encoded by the coding sequence ATGCGGTCGGACAAGCACGGCGATACCCTGGCCGGCGGCGCGCGGTTCGTCGACGACTACCTGGCCTACCTGCTGGCGCAGGCCAGCCAGCGCATTTCGGCGGAGTTCCACCAGCAGGTGAAGGCGGCCGGCCTGTCGGTCACCGAATGGCGGGTGCTGGCCAGCCTGGAAGGCAGCGCGGGCGAGACCATCGGCGACCTGGCGGTGCTGGCCATCACCAAGCAGCCGACGCTGAGCAAGGTGGTGCAGCGCATGGAGGCCGAAGGGCTGGTGGCGCGCAACGGGGTGCGCGCCGACCGGCGCCAGACCCGGGTCTGCATCACCACCAAGGGCCGTAACCTCATTGCCGCGCTGTGCGAGCAGGCGAAGCAGCACCAGAAGGCGGTGCTGGCCCCTTTCGGCGAAGAAAAGGCCGCCCTGCTGATTGACATGCTGCGGGTGCTGATGACCGAGCATGTGCCGCTCGACCTGCCGCTGGAGGCCGACGAGTAG
- a CDS encoding ABC transporter substrate-binding protein, with translation MRRTLIAIAIAAAVAVPSIGQAKTFRWAAQGDILTFDPHSQNEGMTIAANSYVYEPLVDYDKDFKVVPRLATEWQQVSPTLYRFKLRPGVKFHDGAAFTADDVVFSVHRAMAPTSNYKAYTTGIKEARKIDDLTVEIETTAPNPVLLRQLPNVFIMNKAWSEKNNIAKPQDFVNKEETYGARNTNGTGPYKLKSREVDVRTVFEENKDWWNKAGKVGNVTEVVFTPIKQNATRTAALLSGEIDFVLDPAAQDLDRLRQSAKVVEGNEYRTIYLGLDQKRPELQYSNIKGKNPFQDIRVREALYRAIDVDAIKRAVMRGLSAPTGTMIAPQVHGWTESLHKRVPYDPEKARALLKEAGYDGTLNFTLDCPNNRYINDEAICQAVVGMWAKVGVKATMNAMPRSTYFPKVQSSDTSAYLFGWGVPTFDAMYTLQNLIRTKGEGADGMYNLGNYSNKELDAIIDRIKTETDAAKRDADIHKVLEVHAKEFGHIPLHDQVIPWAMRKNVSVIHRADNRLVADWVKVD, from the coding sequence ATGCGCCGCACTTTGATTGCCATCGCGATCGCCGCCGCCGTGGCCGTGCCCTCGATCGGGCAGGCCAAGACCTTCCGTTGGGCCGCCCAGGGCGACATCCTCACCTTCGATCCGCACTCGCAGAACGAAGGCATGACGATCGCCGCCAACAGCTATGTCTATGAACCGCTGGTGGACTACGACAAGGACTTCAAGGTGGTGCCGCGCCTGGCAACCGAATGGCAGCAGGTTTCGCCCACGCTGTACCGCTTCAAGCTGCGTCCCGGCGTCAAGTTCCACGACGGCGCCGCCTTCACGGCCGACGACGTGGTGTTCTCGGTGCATCGCGCCATGGCGCCCACCTCGAACTACAAGGCCTACACCACCGGCATCAAGGAAGCGCGCAAGATCGACGACCTGACGGTCGAGATCGAGACCACGGCGCCCAACCCGGTGCTGCTGCGCCAGCTGCCCAACGTGTTCATCATGAACAAGGCCTGGTCGGAGAAGAACAACATCGCCAAGCCGCAGGACTTCGTCAACAAGGAAGAGACCTACGGCGCGCGCAACACCAACGGCACCGGCCCGTACAAGCTGAAGTCGCGCGAAGTCGACGTGCGCACCGTGTTCGAAGAAAACAAGGACTGGTGGAACAAGGCCGGCAAGGTCGGCAACGTGACCGAAGTGGTGTTCACGCCGATCAAGCAGAACGCCACGCGCACCGCGGCGCTGCTGTCCGGCGAGATCGACTTCGTGCTCGACCCGGCCGCGCAGGATCTGGACCGCCTGCGCCAGTCGGCCAAGGTGGTCGAGGGCAACGAGTACCGCACCATCTACCTGGGCCTGGACCAGAAGCGTCCCGAGCTGCAGTATTCCAACATCAAGGGCAAGAACCCGTTCCAGGACATCCGCGTGCGCGAGGCGCTGTACCGCGCCATCGACGTCGACGCCATCAAGCGCGCCGTGATGCGCGGCCTGTCGGCGCCCACCGGCACCATGATCGCGCCGCAGGTCCACGGCTGGACCGAGTCGCTGCACAAGCGCGTGCCCTACGATCCCGAAAAGGCCCGCGCCCTGCTCAAGGAAGCCGGCTACGACGGCACCCTGAACTTCACGCTCGACTGTCCCAACAACCGCTACATCAACGACGAAGCCATCTGCCAGGCCGTGGTCGGCATGTGGGCCAAGGTGGGCGTGAAGGCGACCATGAACGCCATGCCGCGTTCGACCTACTTCCCCAAGGTGCAGAGCTCCGACACCAGCGCCTACCTGTTCGGCTGGGGCGTGCCCACGTTCGACGCCATGTACACGCTGCAGAACCTGATCCGCACCAAGGGCGAGGGCGCGGACGGCATGTACAACCTGGGCAACTACAGCAACAAGGAACTGGACGCGATCATCGACCGCATCAAGACCGAAACCGACGCGGCCAAGCGCGACGCCGACATCCACAAGGTGCTGGAAGTGCATGCCAAGGAATTCGGCCACATCCCGCTGCACGACCAGGTCATTCCCTGGGCCATGCGCAAGAACGTGTCGGTGATCCACCGCGCGGACAACCGCCTCGTTGCCGACTGGGTCAAGGTCGACTGA
- a CDS encoding ABC transporter permease, which yields MFAFILRRLLQAVAVMLTVALLAFVLFQYVGDPVTIMLGQDATDAERIELRERLGLNEPAIVQFGHFVANAAQGNFGISLRQSEPVSSLLKSRLPATLELSLVAALLALVVGVPLGVYTALKRNSLLSQLLLAGSLLGVSLPTFLIGILLILVFSVQLGWLPSYGRGDTVALGWWTSGLFTANGWKHLILPSITLSLFQMTLVLRLVRSEMLEVLRSDYIKFARARGLKRRAIHFGHALKNTMVPVITITGLQLGGIIAFAIVTETVFQWPGMGLLFIQAVQFADVPVMAAYLCLIALVFVVINLIVDLLYFVVDPRLRSGLTRGGGGH from the coding sequence ATGTTTGCTTTCATACTGCGTCGCCTGTTGCAGGCCGTAGCGGTGATGCTCACCGTCGCGCTACTGGCCTTCGTGCTTTTCCAATACGTCGGCGACCCTGTCACCATCATGCTGGGGCAGGACGCCACCGATGCCGAGCGCATCGAGCTGCGTGAGCGCCTGGGGCTGAACGAGCCCGCCATCGTCCAGTTCGGCCATTTCGTGGCCAACGCCGCGCAGGGCAATTTCGGCATTTCCCTGCGCCAGAGCGAACCGGTCTCGAGCCTGCTCAAGTCGCGCCTGCCGGCCACGCTGGAGCTGTCCCTGGTGGCGGCCCTGCTGGCGCTGGTGGTGGGCGTGCCGCTGGGCGTGTACACCGCGCTCAAGCGCAACAGCCTGCTGTCGCAGCTGCTGCTGGCCGGTTCGCTGCTGGGCGTGTCGTTGCCGACCTTCCTGATCGGCATCCTGCTGATCCTGGTGTTCTCGGTGCAACTGGGCTGGCTGCCCAGTTACGGCCGTGGCGACACCGTGGCGCTGGGCTGGTGGACCTCGGGCCTGTTCACCGCCAATGGCTGGAAGCACCTGATCCTGCCGTCGATCACGCTGTCGCTGTTCCAGATGACGCTGGTGCTGCGGCTGGTGCGCTCCGAAATGCTGGAGGTGCTGCGTTCGGACTACATCAAGTTCGCCCGCGCCCGCGGCCTGAAGCGGCGCGCCATCCATTTCGGCCACGCGCTCAAGAACACCATGGTGCCCGTCATCACCATCACCGGCCTGCAGCTGGGCGGCATCATCGCCTTCGCCATCGTGACCGAGACGGTGTTCCAGTGGCCCGGCATGGGGCTGCTGTTCATCCAGGCGGTGCAATTCGCCGACGTGCCGGTGATGGCCGCGTACCTGTGCCTGATCGCGCTGGTGTTCGTGGTGATCAACCTGATCGTCGATCTTCTGTATTTTGTCGTGGACCCGCGCCTGCGCTCCGGGCTGACCCGCGGCGGAGGTGGCCACTGA
- a CDS encoding ABC transporter permease, whose translation MRAVLKRWWDSDIAWAWRRAPVAIVATVMLALLLIGSFGAGWVAPHNPFDLTKVELLDALLPPAWSPNGQSTYLLGTDSQGRDLYSAILYGTRVSLLIGLASVLLSMLIGIVLGLISGYAGGRIDAFIMRIADVQLSFPAILIALLIDGVARAAVPRELHEIIAFPVLIGAIALAGWPQYARTVRGSTLVEKNREYVQAARVIGVASPVIMFRHVLPNVLGPVLVLATVHLATAIITEATLSFLGVGVPPTAPSLGTLIRIGNDFLFSGEWWITIFPGAALVLLVLSVNLLGDWLRDALNPRLN comes from the coding sequence ATGCGCGCCGTTCTGAAACGCTGGTGGGACAGCGACATTGCCTGGGCCTGGCGCCGGGCGCCCGTGGCTATCGTCGCCACCGTCATGCTGGCGCTGCTGCTGATCGGTTCCTTCGGCGCCGGCTGGGTGGCGCCGCACAATCCGTTCGACCTGACCAAGGTCGAGCTGCTGGACGCGTTGTTGCCGCCGGCCTGGTCGCCCAACGGCCAGTCGACCTATCTGCTGGGCACCGACAGCCAGGGCCGCGACCTGTATTCGGCGATCCTGTACGGCACCCGCGTGTCGCTGCTGATCGGCCTGGCCTCGGTGCTGCTGTCGATGCTGATCGGCATCGTGCTGGGGCTGATCTCGGGCTACGCCGGCGGACGCATCGATGCCTTCATCATGCGCATCGCCGACGTGCAACTGTCGTTCCCGGCGATCCTGATCGCGCTGCTGATCGATGGCGTGGCGCGCGCGGCGGTGCCGCGCGAGCTGCACGAGATCATCGCGTTCCCGGTGCTGATCGGCGCCATCGCGCTGGCCGGCTGGCCGCAGTACGCGCGCACGGTGCGCGGTTCGACCCTGGTGGAAAAGAACCGCGAATACGTGCAGGCGGCGCGCGTGATCGGCGTGGCTTCGCCCGTCATCATGTTCCGCCACGTGCTGCCCAACGTGCTGGGGCCGGTGCTGGTGCTGGCCACCGTGCACCTGGCGACCGCCATCATCACCGAGGCGACGCTGTCGTTCCTGGGGGTTGGGGTGCCGCCGACGGCGCCGTCGCTGGGCACGCTGATCCGCATCGGCAACGATTTCCTGTTTTCCGGCGAATGGTGGATCACCATCTTCCCGGGCGCGGCGCTGGTGCTGCTGGTGCTGTCGGTCAACCTGCTGGGCGACTGGCTGCGCGACGCATTGAATCCACGCCTGAATTAG
- a CDS encoding ABC transporter ATP-binding protein, with translation MSALLEVRNLRVEFPTRRGTLRALDDVSFSIQAGEVLGVVGESGAGKSLTGASIIGLLEPPGRIAAGEILLAGRRIDNLPDEQMRRVRGREIGAVFQDPLTSLNPLYTVGRQLAETIVTHLDMSWSQARNRAVELLAATGIPAARERIDHYPHQFSGGMRQRVVIALALAAEPKLVVADEPTTALDVSIQAQIIELLKRLCREQGTAVMLITHDMGVIAETADRVAVMYAGRVAEIGPVRDVIHQPRHPYTMGLMGSIPSLQGHAERLVQIDGSMPRLNAIPPGCAFNPRCGRRLPRCGQDRPELMPAGTSRAACWLHENEVEVTP, from the coding sequence ATGAGCGCATTACTTGAAGTCCGCAATCTGCGCGTCGAGTTTCCGACGCGCCGCGGCACGCTACGCGCCCTGGACGACGTGTCCTTTTCGATCCAGGCGGGCGAAGTCCTGGGCGTGGTGGGGGAATCGGGCGCCGGCAAGTCGCTGACCGGCGCGTCGATCATCGGCCTGCTGGAACCGCCTGGCCGCATCGCGGCCGGCGAGATCCTGCTGGCGGGCCGGCGTATCGACAACCTGCCCGACGAGCAGATGCGCCGCGTGCGCGGCCGCGAGATCGGCGCGGTGTTCCAGGATCCGCTGACCTCCCTGAATCCGCTGTACACGGTGGGCCGGCAACTGGCCGAGACCATCGTGACGCATCTGGACATGAGCTGGTCGCAGGCGCGCAACCGCGCGGTCGAGCTGCTGGCGGCCACCGGCATCCCGGCGGCGCGCGAGCGTATCGATCATTACCCGCACCAGTTCTCGGGCGGCATGCGGCAGCGTGTGGTGATCGCGCTGGCGCTGGCGGCCGAGCCGAAATTGGTGGTGGCGGACGAGCCGACCACGGCGCTGGACGTGTCGATCCAGGCGCAGATCATCGAGCTGCTCAAGCGCCTGTGCCGCGAGCAGGGCACGGCGGTGATGCTGATCACGCACGACATGGGCGTGATCGCGGAAACGGCGGACCGGGTGGCGGTGATGTACGCGGGACGCGTGGCCGAGATCGGCCCCGTGCGCGACGTCATCCACCAGCCGCGCCATCCGTACACGATGGGGCTGATGGGATCGATCCCGTCGCTGCAAGGGCATGCCGAGCGGCTGGTGCAGATCGATGGCAGCATGCCGCGCCTGAACGCGATTCCGCCGGGCTGTGCCTTCAATCCGCGTTGCGGCCGGCGCCTGCCGCGCTGCGGCCAGGACCGGCCCGAACTGATGCCGGCGGGCACGTCCCGCGCGGCCTGTTGGTTGCATGAAAACGAAGTCGAGGTGACGCCATGA
- a CDS encoding ABC transporter ATP-binding protein produces the protein MSTPLVEVKDAARWFDVSPPWLERKLAGKPRVMLRAVDGVSFEINRGETLALVGESGCGKSTVARMLVGLYGLTRGDIRFDGQPLSRMSEPGGRELRKRLQMIFQDPYASLNPRWRVGRIIAEPMLTHTKMTPAERTARVGDLLRQVGLDPADQSRYPHQFSGGQRQRISIARALAVNPEFLVCDEPTSALDVSVQAQVLNLMKDLQRELGLTYLFISHNLAVVHHVADRVGVMYLGRMVEVAPRDELFARPRHPYTRMLLAAIPDIDGTGKPRTAVAGEVPNPLNPPSGCTFHPRCPHANERCRGEAPVARVAGVAVVACHAVEEGRIAG, from the coding sequence ATGAGCACGCCGTTGGTGGAAGTGAAGGACGCGGCGCGCTGGTTCGATGTGTCGCCGCCCTGGCTGGAGCGCAAGCTGGCGGGCAAGCCGCGGGTGATGCTGCGCGCGGTGGACGGCGTGTCGTTCGAGATCAATCGGGGCGAGACACTGGCGCTGGTGGGCGAGTCGGGCTGCGGCAAGTCGACGGTGGCGCGCATGCTGGTGGGGCTGTATGGGCTGACGCGTGGCGACATCCGTTTCGACGGCCAGCCGCTGTCGCGCATGTCGGAGCCGGGCGGGCGCGAGCTGCGCAAGCGGCTGCAGATGATTTTCCAGGATCCGTACGCGAGCCTGAATCCGCGCTGGCGCGTCGGCCGCATCATTGCCGAGCCGATGCTGACGCATACGAAAATGACGCCGGCCGAGCGCACGGCGCGGGTCGGCGATCTGCTCAGGCAGGTGGGGCTGGATCCGGCCGACCAGAGCCGTTATCCGCACCAGTTCTCGGGCGGGCAGCGCCAGCGCATTTCGATCGCGCGGGCGCTGGCGGTGAATCCGGAGTTCCTGGTGTGCGATGAGCCGACCTCGGCGCTGGATGTGTCGGTGCAGGCGCAGGTGCTGAACCTGATGAAGGACCTGCAGCGCGAGCTGGGGCTGACCTATCTGTTCATTTCGCACAATCTGGCGGTGGTGCATCACGTGGCCGATCGGGTCGGGGTGATGTATCTGGGGCGGATGGTGGAGGTGGCGCCGCGCGACGAGCTGTTCGCGCGGCCGCGGCATCCGTATACGCGGATGCTGCTGGCGGCGATTCCGGATATCGATGGGACCGGGAAGCCGCGCACTGCGGTGGCGGGGGAAGTGCCGAATCCGTTGAATCCGCCGTCGGGGTGCACGTTTCATCCTCGGTGTCCGCATGCGAATGAGCGGTGCAGGGGGGAGGCGCCTGTGGCTCGGGTGGCGGGAGTGGCGGTGGTGGCTTGCCATGCGGTGGAGGAGGGGCGGATTGCGGGGTGA
- a CDS encoding AraC family transcriptional regulator — MDLAVSPPSLGPGRPYPLACRILHFLPHSRVQRHSSPWGELNFALSGIMEIGIEDSTYLSPPQYAIWIPPRVSHCCQNQGEVHYACIDIPAAACADLPARPCTLGISPVMRAILADFERRGIAYPDTPEDRRLAQVVIDQIRVAPAYASYLPSATEPVLAPILTALQRQPGDKRGAAYWAATAGITERTLLRHCQQHLGMSFNEWRQRLRVVSALEMLDAGQPVQAVSRELGYSTPSAFIAMFQRLTGQSPDSARKRAAAPA, encoded by the coding sequence ATGGACCTCGCCGTATCGCCGCCCAGCCTTGGCCCGGGCCGGCCCTATCCGCTGGCCTGCCGTATCCTGCACTTCCTGCCGCACTCGCGCGTCCAGCGCCACAGCTCGCCCTGGGGCGAACTGAATTTCGCCCTGTCCGGCATCATGGAAATCGGCATCGAGGACAGCACCTACCTGTCGCCGCCCCAATACGCCATCTGGATACCGCCGCGCGTCTCGCACTGCTGCCAGAACCAGGGGGAAGTGCACTACGCCTGCATCGACATTCCGGCCGCCGCCTGCGCCGACCTGCCCGCCAGGCCTTGCACGCTGGGGATCAGTCCCGTCATGCGCGCCATTCTGGCCGACTTCGAACGGCGCGGCATCGCCTATCCAGATACGCCGGAAGACCGGCGCCTGGCGCAAGTGGTCATCGACCAGATCCGCGTCGCCCCCGCCTACGCCAGCTACCTGCCGTCCGCGACCGAACCCGTGCTGGCCCCCATCCTGACCGCCCTGCAACGCCAGCCTGGCGACAAGCGCGGCGCCGCCTACTGGGCCGCCACCGCCGGCATCACCGAACGCACCCTGCTGCGCCACTGCCAGCAACACCTGGGCATGTCGTTCAACGAATGGCGCCAACGCTTGCGCGTGGTCAGTGCGCTGGAAATGCTCGACGCCGGCCAACCGGTACAGGCCGTATCGCGCGAACTCGGCTACAGCACGCCGTCCGCCTTCATCGCCATGTTCCAGCGCCTGACCGGCCAGTCCCCCGACAGCGCCCGCAAGCGCGCCGCCGCGCCCGCCTGA